In Limanda limanda chromosome 21, fLimLim1.1, whole genome shotgun sequence, a genomic segment contains:
- the scn4aa gene encoding sodium channel protein type 4 subunit alpha A isoform X6, with protein sequence MAPVLPPRGAAAFRPFSQESLAEIERVKEERKKAAEVAGHEEETKETPNADLEAGKSLPMIYGDPPSEMLNTPLEDLDPFYQGQNTFVVITRGNTIFRFNAEPACYVLSPFSLLRRGSIKILIHSLFSMFIMITIMANCVFMTMSNPPAWSKTVEYVFTGIYTVEATIKVLSRGFCVGSFTFLRDPWNWLDFMVISMAYVTEFVDLGNVSALRTFRVLRALKTITVIPGLKTIVAALIQSVKKMVDVMILTVFALAVFALIGLQLFMGNLKHKCVRWPIETDEASFEFFNTTATFGDTLSHNDTMGVNQTAFSNSTFDFKEYIQNSDNHYFVEGSLDALLCGNSSDAGLCPEGFTCMKAGRNPNYGYTSFDSFGWAFLALFRLMTQDYWENLFQLILRAAGKTYMLFFVVIIFLGSFYLINLILAVVAMAYEEQNQATQREAIEKEEEFQRLLEQLRNQDLPLNLGSRATLTSKKSLSHRTSSQLGDDELSLERDDLVKDCNGRIIPHILIRAPTMVKVNYELEERSLSSVPSMLHLDGPGLTQRRASAMTVLTAAAMEELEDAQRPCPPGWYKFADKFLKWDCSPSWVVFKNWMYFVVMDPFVDLTITICIVLNTLFMAMEHYPMSPEFEYMLLVGNLVFTGIFTAEMVFKLVAMAPYYYFQVGWNIFDSIIVTLSLVELGLANVQGLSVLRSFRLLRVFKLAKSWPTLNMLIKIIGNSVGALGNLTLVLAIIVFIFAVVGMQLFGKNYKDCVCKISLDCELPRWHMHDFFHSFLIVFRILCGEWIETMWDCMEVAGAGMCLVVFMMVMVIGNLVVLNLFLALLLSSFSGDNLSAGDEDGEMNNLQIAIGRITRGINWFKAFVVRIVQQNLDRKARGPEEGPTDGSDPKIEGIEMNHLDTCQDFKMADGISNCLVEGRPSGVLVDGELSLNVPIAQGESDFENLGEEDDEDDDDDDLIGALCDGDSSICSTVDYQPPEPEAEEVEEEEEEPVEPEACFTDECVSRWPFLTVDITQGRGKKWWNLRRACFTIVEHDWFETFIIFMILLSSGALAFEDIYIERRRTIKIILEYADKVFTYVFVIEMLLKWVAYGFKTYFTNAWCWLDFFIVFISLISLAANLMGYSDLGPIKSLRTLRALRPLRALSRFEGMRVVVNALVGAIPSIFNVLLVCLIFWLIFSIMGVNLFAGKFYHCINTTTEELFPLSEVNNRSECMAVEEATQEARWVNVKVNYDNVGQGYLSLLQVATFKGWMDIMYAAVDSREVEEQPSYEINLYMYIYFVIFIIFGAFFTLNLFIGVIIDNFNQQKKKFGDKDIFLTDEQKKYYEAMKKLGSKKPQKPIPRPTNPIQGVVFDFITQQFFDIFIMVLICLNMVSMMVETDDQSPEMEDFLFKVNLAFISVFTGECVLKLFALRQYFFTNGWNVFDFVVVILSIAGTMLSDIIEKYFVSPTLFRVIRLARIGRILRLIKGAKGIRTLLFALMMSLPALFNIGLLLFLIMFIFSIFGMSNFAYVKKGAGIDDIFNFETFGGSIICLFEITTSAGWDGLLLPMLNSNFPDCDPNFENPGTDVKGNCGNPGMAMIFFCSYIVVTFLVVVNMYIAIILENFNVAQEESGDALCEEDFDMFNETWEKFDLEGTQFIEYSRLSDFCDALQEPLRVAKPNRLRLMEMDMPLVIGDRIHCLDVLLAVTKIVLGDTVEMAAMKESIEAKFILNNPTSDSFAPITTTMRHKEEQMSAVVIQRAYRSHLLKRCVRHAAFMHRSKRSGKKDGSDDPPEREGLLARKLGVLYGSNAELAEEMEQAALETLANQEPLNPETMSQHTGAECGPDPPEPHVMVVLVEITNEVLLHSAPDRQLLPVDANLRESIV encoded by the exons ATGGCGCCCGTGCTCCCTCCCCGAGGCGCCGCTGCGTTCCGCCCCTTCAGCCAGGAATCACTGGCGGAGATCGAGAGGGtcaaggaggaaagaaaaaaggccGCAGAAGTAGCGGGCCACGAGGAGGAAACCAAGGAAACGCCGAACGCTGACCTGGAGGCGGGGAAGAGCCTGCCCATGATCTACGGAGACCCTCCCTCAGAGATGCTCAACACGCCTCTGGAGGACCTGGACCCCTTCTACCAAGGACAGAAC ACATTCGTTGTGAtcaccagaggaaacacaatcTTCAGGTTCAACGCGGAGCCGGCTTGCTACGTTCTGAGCCCCTTTAGTTTGCTTAGGAGAGGAAGCATCAAAATTCTTATACATTC ATTATTTAGCATGTTCATCATGATTACGATTATGGCGAATTGTGTATTCATGACGATGAGCAACCCCCCAGCATGGAGTAAAACCGTGGA ATATGTTTTCACTGGTATTTACACCGTTGAGGCAACAATCAAAGTGTTGTCCAGAGGTTTCTGTGTTGGGTCTTTTACATTCCTTCGAGATCCATGGAATTGGCTGGATTTCATGGTGATCAGCATGGC ATACGTCACTGAGTTCGTTGACCTTGGCAACGTGTCGGCCCTCAGGACGTTTCGTGTTCTTCGAGCCCTTAAAACAATTACTGTGATTCCTG GTTTGAAAACCATCGTGGCCGCTCTGATCCAGTCGGTGAAGAAGATGGTGGACGTCATGATTCTGACGGTGTTTGCTCTGGCCGTGTTCGCCCTCATCGGCCTCCAGCTCTTCATGGGAAATCTGAAACACAAATGTGTGCGATGGCCGATCGAAACCGATGAAGCTTCATTTGAATTTTTTAACACCACGGCAACATTCGGCGACACGCTGTCCCACAACGACACGATGGGCGTGAATCAGACGGCGTTCTCCAACAGTACCTTTGATTTTAAGGAATATATTCAAAACTCCG ATAATCACTATTTTGTGGAAGGAAGCCTCGATGCTCTACTTTGTGGGAACAGCTCCGACGCTGG ATTGTGCCCCGAAGGATTCACCTGCATGAAGGCTGGGCGGAACCCCAACTATGGCTACACCAGCTTCGACTCGtttggctgggccttcctcgcCCTCTTCAGACTCATGACTCAGGACTACTGGGAGAACCTTTTCCAGCTG ATCCTGCGGGCGGCTGGTAAGACATACATGCTGTTCTTTGTGGTGATTATCTTCCTGGGATCCTTCTATCTCATCAACCTCATCCTGGCCGTGGTAGCCATGGCTTACGAGGAGCAGAATCAGGCAACCCAGCGAGAGGCCatagagaaagaggaggagttcCAGCGGCTACTAGAGCAACTCAGGAATCAAGACCTG CCTCTGAATCTTGGGAGCCGAGCCACTTTAACCAGTAAGAAGTCGCTGAGTCATCGCACGTCGTCTCAGTTGGGGGACGATGAACTGAGTCTCGAACGTGACGACCTCGTCAAGGATTGCAACGGGAGAATCATCCCCCACATACTCATCAGAGCGCCCACCATGGTGAAGGTGA ATTACGAACTGGAGGAAAGGTCCCTGAGCTCCGTGCCCAGCATGCTCCATCTGGACGGACCCGGCCTGACACAGAGGAGGGCCAGCGCCATGACCGTGCTCACTGCAGCTGCCATGGAAG AGTTGGAGGATGCCCAGAGGCCGTGCCCACCCGGCTGGTACAAGTTTGCCGACAAGTTCCTGAAGTGGGACTGCTCCCCCTCCTGGGTGGTCTTTAAAAACTGGATGTACTTTGTGGTGATGGATCCTTTCGTGGACTTGACCATCACCATCTGCATCGTGCTCAACACCCTCTTCATGGCCATGGAGCACTACCCCATGAGTCCGGAGTTTGAATACATGCTCTTAGTGGGGAATCTG gttTTCACTGGGATCTTTACAGCGGAGATGGTCTTCAAGCTCGTTGCAATGGCTCCTTACTATTACTTCCAAGTTGGCTGGAACATCTTCGACAGCATCATTGTCACGCTCAGTCTGGTGGAGTTGGGGCTGGCGAATGTCCAGGgcctctctgtcctcaggtcCTTCCGTCTG CTGCGTGTCTTCAAACTGGCCAAATCCTGGCCAACGCTCAACATGCTGATCAAGATCATCGGTAACTCGGTGGGCGCTTTAGGAAACCTGACTCTGGTGCTGGCCATCATTGTCTTCATCTTCGCCGTGGTGGGCATGCAGCTCTTTGGGAAGAACTACAAGGACTGCGTGTGCAAGATCTCCTTAGACTGCGAGCTGCCACGCTGGCACATGCACGACTTCTTCCACTCGTTCCTCATCGTGTTCCGCATCCTGTGTGGGGAGTGGATCGAGACCATGTGGGACTGCATGGAGGTGGCAGGAGCTGGGATGTGCTTGGTTGTCTTCATGATGGTCATGGTCATCGGAAATCTTGTG GTGTTGAACCTCTTCCTGGCCTTGCTCCTCAGCTCGTTCAGCGGAGACAACCTCTCAGCAGGAGACGAGGACGGTGAGATGAACAACCTCCAGATCGCCATCGGCAGGATCACCCGAGGCATCAACTGGTTCAAAGCGTTCGTCGTGCGAATCGTTCAGCAGAACCTCGACAGAAAAGCCAGGGGGCCCGAGGAGGGTCCCACGGATGGATCGGACCCCAAAATAGAAGGAATCGAAATGAACCACTTGGACACCTGTCAGGATTTCAAAATGGCAGACGGGATATCTAACTGTCTGGTTGAAGGACGGCCTTCTGGAGTTCTCGTGGACGGAGAGCTCAGTCTCAATGTGCCGATCGCCCAGGGAGAGTCGGACTTTGAAAACCTGGGcgaggaagatgatgaagacgacGATGACGACGAT CTGATTGGCGCTCTGTGTGACGGGGATTCTTCGATATGCAGCACAGTGGACTATCAACCACCTGAGCCTGAagcagaggaggtggaagaggaagaggaagagccaGTGGAGCCGGAGGCCTGCTTCACTGACG AATGTGTGAGTCGCTGGCCATTTCTGACTGTGGACATCACCCAAGGTAGAGGCAAGAAGTGGTGGAACCTCCGCAGGGCTTGCTTCACTATTGTGGAGCACGACTGGTTCGAgaccttcatcatcttcatgatCCTGCTCAGCAGTGGGGCTCTG GCCTTCGAAGACATATACATAGAAAGACGCCGAACCATCAAAATTATTCTGGAGTATGCTGACAAAGTTTTCACCTACGTCTTTGTCATCGAGATGCTCCTTAAGTGGGTGGCGTACGGCTTCAAGACCTACTTCACCAACGCCTGGTGCTGGTTGGACTTTTTCATTGTATTT ATTTCCCTGATTAGTTTAGCTGCCAACTTGATGGGCTACTCTGAcctcggaccaatcaaatcccTCAGAACCCTCAGGGCGCTGAGGCCTCTCCGAGCGTTGTCCAGATTTGAAGGGATGAGG GTGGTGGTGAACGCTCTGGTCGGGGCGATTCCCTCCATCTTCAACGTGCTGCTGGTGTGTCTGATCTTCTGGCTCATCTTCAGCATCATGGGAGTGAACCTGTTCGCTGGAAAGTTCTACCACTGCATCAACACCACCACGGAGGAGCTGTTCCCGCTCAGCGAGGTCAACAACAGGAGCGAGTGCATGGCCGTGGAGGAAGCCACGCAGGAGGCGCGCTGGGTCAACGTCAAAGTCAACTACGACAACGTGGGGCAAGGCTACCTGTCGCTGCTGCAAGTG GCAACGTTCAAAGGTTGGATGGACATCATGTACGCTGCTGTGGACTCTAGAGAG GTGGAAGAGCAACCGTCTTATGAGATCAACCTCTACATGTACATCtactttgtcatcttcatcatcttcggCGCCTTCTTCACTCTCAATCTCTTCATCGGCGTCATTATTGACAATTTCaaccaacaaaagaaaaag TTTGGAGATAAAGACATATTTCTGACTGACGAACAGAAGAAATACTACGAAGCCATGAAGAAACTCGGGTCAAAGAAACCACAGAAGCCAATTCCACGGCCGACA AACCCAATCCAGGGCGTGGTGTTTGACTTCATCACTCAGCAGTTCTTTGACATCTTCATCATGGTGCTCATCTGCCTCAACATGGTGAGCATGATGGTGGAGACGGACGACCAGAGCCCAGAGATGGAGGATTTCCTCTTTAAAGTGAACTTGGCGTTCATCAGCGTCTTCACCGGCGAGTGTGTGTTGAAGCTCTTCGCCCTGCGACAGTACTTCTTCACCAACGGGTGGAACGTCTTTGATTTTGTCGTGGTCATCTTGTCGATCGCTG GCACGATGCTCTCTGACATCATTGAGAAGTACTTTGTGTCGCCCACTCTGTTCAGAGTGATCAGACTGGCCAGAATTGGCAGGATTCTGCGTCTTATTAAAGGAGCCAAGGGCATCCGGACGCTTCTCTTcgctctgatgatgtcacttcctgccctCTTCAATATTGGTCTCCTACTCTTCCTCATCATGTTCATCTTCTCCATATTTGGCATGTCTAACTTTGCCTATGTCAAGAAGGGGGCTGGGATCGATGACATTTTTAACTTTGAGACGTTTGGCGGCAGCATCATCTGCCTGTTTGAGATCACCACGTCGGCGGGCTGGGACGGCCTTCTGCTCCCGATGCTGAACAGCAACTTTCCAGACTGTGATCCAAACTTTGAGAACCCTGGAACCGACGTCAAGGGGAACTGTGGCAACCCGGGCATGGCCATGATCTTCTTCTGCAGCTACATAGTCGTCACCTTCTTGGTGGTGGTCAACATGTACATCGCCATCATCTTGGAGAACTTCAACGTGGCGCAGGAGGAGAGCGGTGACGCGCTGTGTGAGGAGGACTTCGATATGTTCAACGAGACGTGGGAGAAGTTCGACCTGGAGGGGACTCAGTTCATCGAGTACAGCAGGCTCTCCGACTTCTGTGACGCCTTGCAGGAGCCGCTCAGAGTGGCCAAGCCCAACCGGCTCCGCCTGATGGAGATGGACATGCCGCTGGTCATCGGGGACAGGATCCACTGCCTGGATGTCTTGCTGGCCGTCACAAAGATTGTCCTGGGAGACACGGTGGAGATGGCGGCGATGAAGGAGAGCATAGAGGCGAAATTCATCCTGAACAACCCCACGTCGGACTCCTTTGCACCGATAACCACGACGATGCGCCACAAAGAGGAGCAGATGTCAGCTGTGGTCATTCAGAGGGCGTACCGCAGCCACCTGCTGAAACGCTGCGTACGCCACGCCGCTTTCATGCACCGCTCTAAGAGGTCGGGCAAAAAGGATGGAAGTGATGATCCGCCAGAAAGGGAGGGGCTTCTCGCACGGAAGCTGGGCGTGCTCTATGGGAGCAACGCAGAGCTGGCGGAGGAGATGGAGCAGGCTGCTCTGGAAACTCTGGCAAACCAAGAGCCTCTCAACCCTGAGACAATGTCACAGCACACAGGGGCCGAGTGTGGCCCCGACCCCCCCGAGCCACACGTCATGGTCGTTCTTGTAGAAATTACCAATGAGGTTTTACTACATTCGGCCCCCGACCGACAGCTCCTCCCTGTAGACGCAAACCTGAGAGAGTCCATCGTATAA